One genomic region from bacterium encodes:
- a CDS encoding YhjD/YihY/BrkB family envelope integrity protein encodes MRRWNQIKEHFAAWFAGMNRSLQHNPRPPISRIRFHLQHNLLLGQLVIRSFLKDKLFDTAGALVYTTLLALVPFIAVFFSLMKGIGMHETIERTLTYAFHPLGENAIRLLVPQIMSFVNNTNISTLGYIGFFLLLASLLLIVSTIEYSFNTIWRVKKQRKLHRRFIEYTIFIIVGPIIGLLILSWIANRYQLWIGSPPTASFASSLLRNVGPWLITIFIFWYLLNFIPNTRVRLKSATIASLVGTGLWMIANWFFARFLDTLYFEGAQAAMYARFAVLPLLLLWLFVGWSILLFSAQLAYADQNMDKLVWDRTHPYLSPMFYESLALKVLLRITHQYFSHGRSSTEEELSDYFSIPESVINTVAGELVNLQLLHCQNGGEMRYTPAKHPAQIHVADALIELRNFDTASRRHRGVDHLVRQVMGHADDSMKSSWKEMTIQDLLDMLPQE; translated from the coding sequence ATGCGCCGCTGGAACCAGATCAAAGAACACTTCGCCGCCTGGTTTGCTGGAATGAATCGATCACTACAGCACAATCCACGGCCTCCCATCTCACGGATACGATTTCATCTGCAGCACAATCTGCTCCTCGGCCAGCTGGTGATCCGATCCTTTCTCAAGGACAAGCTCTTCGACACCGCCGGCGCGCTGGTCTACACCACCCTGCTGGCCCTGGTCCCCTTCATCGCGGTTTTTTTCTCCCTGATGAAGGGGATCGGCATGCACGAAACCATCGAGCGGACCCTCACCTATGCCTTTCATCCCCTCGGGGAGAATGCGATCCGCCTGCTGGTCCCGCAGATCATGTCCTTTGTCAACAATACCAACATCAGCACCCTGGGCTATATCGGTTTTTTCCTTCTCCTCGCCTCGCTGCTGCTGATCGTCTCGACCATCGAGTACTCCTTCAATACCATCTGGCGGGTCAAAAAACAGCGCAAGCTGCACCGCCGATTTATCGAGTATACAATTTTCATCATCGTCGGGCCGATCATCGGGCTGCTGATCCTGAGCTGGATCGCCAACCGGTATCAGCTGTGGATCGGGTCGCCCCCCACGGCTTCCTTCGCCAGTTCTCTGCTGCGCAACGTCGGTCCTTGGCTGATCACGATATTCATTTTCTGGTATCTGCTCAATTTCATCCCCAACACCCGGGTCCGCCTCAAGTCGGCGACGATCGCTTCACTGGTGGGCACCGGTCTGTGGATGATCGCCAACTGGTTTTTCGCCAGGTTTCTCGATACCCTCTATTTTGAAGGCGCCCAGGCAGCCATGTACGCCCGCTTTGCGGTCTTACCCCTGCTGCTGCTCTGGCTCTTTGTAGGTTGGTCGATCCTGCTCTTTAGCGCGCAGCTGGCCTATGCCGACCAGAACATGGACAAGCTGGTTTGGGACCGGACGCATCCCTACCTTTCGCCCATGTTTTACGAGTCGCTGGCGCTGAAGGTGCTGCTGCGCATCACCCATCAATATTTCAGCCACGGCCGGAGCTCCACCGAGGAGGAACTCTCCGATTATTTCAGCATTCCGGAGAGCGTTATTAACACCGTGGCCGGGGAGCTGGTCAATCTCCAGCTGCTGCACTGCCAGAATGGCGGCGAGATGCGTTATACTCCGGCCAAGCACCCGGCACAGATCCACGTCGCCGACGCCCTGATCGAGCTGCGCAACTTCGACACCGCCTCGCGCCGTCATCGCGGCGTCGATCATCTCGTCCGCCAGGTGATGGGTCATGCCGACGACTCGATGAAGTCGAGTTGGAAGGAGATGACCATCCAGGATTTGCTCGACATGCTGCCCCAGGAATAA
- a CDS encoding nitronate monooxygenase family protein yields the protein MYFENIPSLRIGEKIATVPIVQGGMGVGISRAGLAAAVARCGGIGVIAAVGLDLLDGRERGRQKEKSSQLLQNEIARAKSQTSGLIGVNIMVALSDYARLVTAAIEAEADMLFLGAGLPLHLSDEITPRHLDNKGTRIVPIISSARAAELIFSYWHKKYDHIPDAVVVEGPLAGGHLGFKGEEIDDPAHALERLVPAVDAVLRPFRKAYGKELPVIAAGGVYDGGDIFRMLRLGASGVQMATRFIATHECDAAPAFKQALINARKEDITIIQSPVGLPGRAIRNGFIRDVEAGERKPFICPFKCLKGCDYKTAPYCIALALGNAQRGRLEHGFAFTGANGYRVDRLLSVAELIAELVEGYRAAAGKNMRQFAVA from the coding sequence ATGTACTTCGAGAATATTCCTTCACTGCGTATTGGGGAGAAAATTGCTACCGTGCCGATCGTCCAGGGCGGTATGGGGGTGGGCATTTCACGGGCGGGTCTGGCTGCAGCCGTGGCCCGCTGCGGCGGCATCGGCGTGATCGCCGCTGTGGGCCTCGACCTGCTCGACGGACGCGAACGGGGACGGCAAAAGGAAAAAAGCAGCCAGCTCTTGCAGAACGAGATCGCCAGAGCCAAGAGTCAGACCTCCGGCCTCATCGGCGTAAACATCATGGTGGCGCTTTCCGATTATGCCAGACTGGTGACAGCAGCCATCGAGGCGGAGGCCGATATGCTCTTCCTTGGCGCCGGTCTACCCCTCCATTTGTCGGATGAAATCACGCCCCGGCATCTGGATAACAAGGGCACCCGGATCGTGCCCATCATCTCCTCCGCGCGTGCCGCCGAGCTGATCTTTTCCTACTGGCATAAAAAATACGATCACATCCCTGACGCCGTGGTCGTGGAGGGACCACTGGCGGGCGGCCATCTCGGCTTCAAAGGTGAGGAGATCGATGATCCCGCCCATGCGCTCGAACGCCTGGTGCCCGCGGTGGATGCCGTCCTGCGTCCCTTCCGGAAGGCGTATGGGAAAGAGCTGCCCGTGATCGCCGCTGGCGGCGTCTATGACGGAGGGGATATTTTCCGAATGCTCCGGCTTGGCGCCAGCGGTGTTCAGATGGCCACCCGCTTCATCGCCACCCATGAATGCGATGCCGCTCCCGCCTTCAAACAGGCCTTGATCAACGCCCGCAAAGAAGATATCACCATCATACAGAGTCCGGTGGGTTTGCCTGGCCGGGCGATCCGCAACGGTTTCATCCGGGATGTCGAAGCCGGCGAACGCAAGCCCTTCATCTGCCCCTTCAAGTGCCTCAAGGGTTGTGATTATAAAACCGCCCCCTACTGCATCGCCCTCGCGCTCGGCAACGCTCAAAGGGGGAGACTGGAGCATGGATTTGCTTTCACCGGTGCGAACGGTTATCGCGTCGACCGGTTGCTCTCCGTGGCTGAACTGATCGCAGAGCTTGTTGAGGGCTACCGGGCCGCAGCCGGCAAAAATATGCGTCAGTTTGCGGTGGCGTGA
- a CDS encoding HAMP domain-containing sensor histidine kinase codes for MKRWRSYFLHILIFIFAQLAWLALIALWIYWYVSNYIIFSQVGQKLAPQMMPEGRNIFALVSGLVLMVAISAGMWLLFRRLSIQYHMTLLYDNFIANVTHELKTPLASIQLYLETMARRELPRPKQEEFLALMLKDTQRLNSLINAILEMPALEQKRIAHKFAVHAANPLFYGLFEEAREQFQIEEEVLTVQGTLPCQCVADRNALRIALFNLIDNSIKYRHGPLRISISLRCTEKTIQILFADQGIGIEEGEQKKIFDKFYRSHSDALPSVRGTGLGLYWVREIMRFHGGEITVSSPGRYGGSVFRLELPIYRLSKRRQIEKLLAKSRRKGSDGEK; via the coding sequence ATGAAACGCTGGCGTTCCTATTTTCTGCATATCCTCATTTTCATTTTCGCCCAGCTGGCGTGGCTGGCCTTGATCGCGCTCTGGATCTACTGGTATGTCTCCAATTACATCATCTTCAGCCAGGTGGGCCAAAAGCTAGCCCCGCAGATGATGCCGGAGGGACGCAACATCTTCGCGCTGGTGAGCGGCCTGGTACTGATGGTGGCCATCTCAGCGGGGATGTGGCTGCTTTTCCGCCGTCTCAGCATCCAGTACCATATGACCCTGCTCTACGATAACTTTATCGCCAATGTGACCCACGAACTCAAGACCCCCCTGGCCTCCATCCAGCTCTACCTGGAGACCATGGCGCGGCGCGAACTCCCCCGCCCCAAGCAGGAGGAGTTTCTCGCCTTGATGCTCAAGGACACCCAACGTCTCAATAGCCTGATCAACGCCATTCTGGAGATGCCGGCCCTCGAACAGAAACGCATCGCTCACAAGTTTGCTGTCCATGCCGCCAATCCGCTGTTCTATGGTCTCTTCGAAGAAGCGCGGGAGCAGTTCCAGATCGAGGAGGAGGTCCTCACCGTTCAGGGTACCCTCCCCTGCCAATGTGTGGCGGACAGAAATGCCTTGCGCATTGCCCTCTTCAACCTGATCGATAACAGCATCAAGTACCGCCACGGCCCGCTGCGGATCTCCATCTCCCTCCGCTGTACGGAGAAAACCATCCAGATCCTTTTTGCTGATCAGGGCATCGGCATCGAAGAAGGCGAACAGAAAAAAATCTTTGACAAATTCTACCGGAGCCATTCGGATGCGCTCCCGAGCGTCCGGGGCACCGGACTTGGCCTCTATTGGGTCAGGGAGATCATGCGTTTTCACGGCGGGGAGATCACGGTTTCGAGTCCGGGACGCTACGGGGGATCGGTGTTCCGTCTCGAGTTGCCCATTTACCGTCTCTCCAAACGGCGCCAGATCGAAAAGCTGCTTGCGAAAAGCAGAAGGAAGGGCAGCGACGGTGAGAAGTGA
- a CDS encoding response regulator transcription factor: MRSETYRGSRILLIEDEESLAIGLEYNLTEEGYITIRAADGKQALAEFARQSFDLVILDIMLPFIDGFEIARRMRQIAPQLPILMLTARKTPKDRIEGLQTGADDYLTKPFHIEELLLRIKGMLRRKAWYGESPEVTRIYTFGDNEVNFDSLVCQCGKKTIRITPHEAMVLRYLIAHRDKVVMRKELLEKVWQMSGEMETRTIDNFIMRLRKYFEPDPAHPVFIVSVRGAGYLFKSG; the protein is encoded by the coding sequence GTGAGAAGTGAGACGTACCGCGGCAGCCGAATCCTCCTCATCGAGGACGAAGAGTCCCTGGCCATCGGATTGGAGTATAACCTGACGGAAGAGGGCTATATAACGATCCGCGCCGCGGACGGCAAACAGGCCCTTGCCGAGTTCGCAAGACAATCCTTTGATCTGGTCATCCTCGATATCATGCTGCCTTTCATAGACGGTTTTGAGATCGCGCGCCGCATGCGCCAGATCGCGCCCCAGCTGCCCATCCTCATGCTCACCGCGCGAAAAACTCCTAAAGACCGCATCGAAGGACTGCAGACCGGGGCAGATGACTATTTGACCAAACCCTTTCACATCGAAGAACTGCTCCTTCGGATCAAGGGGATGCTGCGCAGGAAGGCTTGGTATGGGGAGAGCCCTGAGGTGACCCGGATTTACACTTTCGGCGATAACGAGGTCAATTTCGATTCCCTTGTCTGCCAATGCGGAAAGAAGACAATCCGGATCACCCCGCATGAAGCGATGGTGCTGCGCTACCTGATAGCTCACCGGGACAAGGTTGTGATGCGGAAAGAACTGCTGGAGAAGGTGTGGCAAATGAGCGGAGAGATGGAAACGCGGACCATCGATAATTTCATCATGCGGCTGCGTAAATATTTCGAACCGGATCCCGCCCACCCGGTCTTTATCGTCAGCGTGCGTGGTGCGGGTTACCTATTCAAGAGCGGGTAA
- a CDS encoding aldehyde dehydrogenase family protein codes for MGLPDAASGWPLIIEDIITINPATGEELDRVPALDLEGIDAALKRCREAQREWALQPLGERVQRLRQLMEALLEERMAVAELIAREQGKPVAEAMAAEVVATLGMLKELVRTGTRVLAPERRPNRMLLFAHKRNWLVRVPYGVIAVISPWNFPFSVPLPEIAAALLAGNGVVFKPAPHAILIGRKIAELCARAGFPAGLLQTLFLHDREADYLTAHPELDKIVFTGSTAVGRRVMRNAAEHIVPVVLELGGKDPAIVARDADIERAAKGIVWGSLFNAGQVCASIERVYVEGRVAESFLAACRREMEQVRVGDPLDPETDMGPLSSEAHLQKVLVHIQEAVEKGAKVLYGGRRIDRPGFFIEPTLLVGVDHTMQVMREETFGPVLPVMIVDSLDAAVRLANDSSYGLSAYAYTSSKATADRLLRELEAGTVVINDSTMTWGEPTAPWVGHKQSGMGLTHADLGLLELTRARYISYDKGQRAPNLWWYPYGPKSLRLFDAAADLLFNRRLRRKLAALLPVLGQRRFLRATHWGALLRNLHKLF; via the coding sequence ATGGGTTTGCCTGATGCTGCCAGCGGATGGCCCCTCATCATCGAAGATATCATCACGATCAATCCCGCGACGGGCGAGGAACTGGACCGAGTGCCCGCTCTGGACCTGGAGGGCATCGACGCCGCCCTTAAACGCTGCCGTGAAGCGCAGCGCGAGTGGGCGCTGCAGCCCCTTGGCGAAAGGGTGCAGCGGCTTAGGCAGTTGATGGAGGCGCTCCTTGAAGAGCGGATGGCGGTTGCAGAGCTGATCGCACGGGAACAGGGCAAGCCGGTCGCCGAGGCAATGGCAGCGGAAGTCGTTGCGACTTTGGGGATGCTCAAGGAACTGGTGCGCACCGGGACCCGGGTGCTCGCGCCAGAGCGCCGTCCCAACCGGATGCTCCTTTTTGCGCACAAGAGGAACTGGCTGGTGCGGGTGCCGTATGGGGTTATCGCGGTGATTTCGCCCTGGAATTTTCCCTTTTCCGTCCCCTTGCCGGAGATTGCTGCCGCCCTTCTGGCTGGTAATGGTGTGGTCTTCAAGCCCGCGCCGCACGCGATCCTCATCGGCCGCAAGATTGCGGAGCTCTGCGCCCGGGCGGGCTTCCCGGCCGGCCTCCTGCAGACGCTTTTTCTGCACGACCGCGAGGCCGATTACCTCACGGCGCATCCCGAGCTGGACAAGATCGTCTTCACGGGGAGCACTGCGGTGGGACGCCGCGTGATGCGCAATGCGGCGGAACATATCGTGCCGGTGGTCCTCGAGCTGGGCGGCAAGGATCCGGCGATCGTCGCGCGGGATGCCGATATCGAGCGTGCAGCAAAGGGGATTGTTTGGGGATCGCTCTTCAACGCCGGGCAGGTTTGCGCATCGATTGAGCGCGTTTACGTTGAGGGGCGGGTGGCGGAGTCCTTCCTTGCCGCATGCCGGCGTGAGATGGAGCAGGTGCGGGTGGGGGATCCTCTTGATCCGGAGACCGACATGGGGCCGCTCAGCTCCGAGGCGCATCTGCAGAAGGTGCTCGTGCACATCCAGGAGGCCGTGGAGAAGGGCGCCAAAGTGCTCTATGGCGGCCGGCGGATTGACCGTCCCGGGTTCTTCATCGAGCCGACGCTGCTGGTCGGGGTCGATCATACCATGCAGGTGATGCGCGAGGAGACCTTCGGCCCGGTGCTGCCGGTGATGATCGTCGATTCCCTGGACGCGGCGGTGCGGCTGGCCAACGATTCTTCTTACGGTCTCTCCGCTTATGCCTATACCTCCAGCAAGGCGACGGCTGATCGTCTGCTGCGTGAGCTCGAGGCCGGGACGGTGGTGATCAACGACAGCACCATGACCTGGGGCGAGCCCACGGCCCCTTGGGTCGGGCATAAGCAAAGCGGAATGGGCCTGACCCACGCCGACCTCGGGCTGCTCGAGCTGACCCGGGCCCGATACATCAGCTACGACAAGGGCCAGCGCGCGCCCAATCTCTGGTGGTATCCATACGGTCCGAAATCGCTGCGCCTTTTCGATGCCGCCGCCGATCTCCTCTTCAACCGGCGTTTGCGGCGCAAGCTGGCGGCTCTGCTGCCGGTGCTCGGGCAGCGGCGCTTTCTGCGCGCAACGCACTGGGGGGCGCTGCTGCGGAATCTGCACAAGCTTTTCTGA
- a CDS encoding GMC family oxidoreductase has protein sequence MEPTMTRDYDFIIIGSGFGGSVAALRLAEKGYRVAVLERGRRFRDGDYPETNWALWNWLWRPHLGCTGIQELTLLKNTLVLSGSGVGGGSLVYCAVLLEPPEAFFRDPQWADLEPDWRETLRPHYQTARHMLGVTPNPRLWKSDELLRDYAREIGREAYFKPTEVGIFFGDPDKETPDPFFGGRGPARRGCDQAGRCMVGCNTGGKNSLDRNYLWLAESLGAEIYPLTLVTLIEPSPGGGYVVTSRPSQRRTGGKQLWHARGVVVAAGALGTNRLLLQCKRSGALPRLSDQLGQTARTNSEILLGVTAYNPQDRYCDGIAITSSLFVDETTHVEPVRYPEGSNVMFLLGTLLTDGGGPLPRPLRYLFNILRHPLQFLRTLDPRGWARRSVILLVMQTEDNKMAFRLKRRWWMPWRRKLSSTVDGRAIPSYLPAANAAGKALAAKMPGQAKNAITEVLLNTPLTAHIMGGCVIGADRDHGVIDKRCQVFGYENMYIVDGAALPANLGVNPSLTITALAEYAMSHIPEKRS, from the coding sequence ATGGAACCCACGATGACCCGCGATTACGATTTTATCATCATCGGCTCCGGATTCGGCGGCAGCGTCGCCGCTCTCCGCCTTGCCGAGAAGGGCTACCGCGTCGCCGTGCTTGAGCGCGGCCGGCGCTTCCGCGACGGCGACTATCCCGAGACCAACTGGGCGCTTTGGAACTGGCTTTGGCGGCCGCACCTCGGCTGCACCGGCATCCAGGAGCTCACCCTGCTCAAGAATACGCTGGTCCTGAGCGGATCGGGCGTGGGCGGCGGCAGCCTGGTCTACTGCGCAGTCCTGCTCGAACCCCCCGAGGCCTTTTTCCGCGATCCGCAGTGGGCGGATCTCGAACCGGACTGGCGCGAGACTCTGCGGCCGCATTACCAGACCGCGCGGCACATGCTCGGGGTCACGCCCAATCCCCGGCTCTGGAAGAGTGACGAACTGCTACGCGATTATGCCCGTGAAATCGGCCGCGAGGCCTATTTCAAGCCGACGGAGGTCGGCATCTTTTTCGGGGACCCCGATAAAGAGACCCCTGATCCCTTCTTCGGCGGCCGGGGGCCGGCGCGGCGCGGGTGTGACCAGGCCGGGCGCTGTATGGTGGGCTGCAACACCGGCGGCAAGAACTCCCTCGACCGCAATTATCTCTGGCTGGCCGAATCCCTTGGCGCAGAGATTTATCCCCTCACCCTGGTGACCCTTATCGAGCCCTCGCCAGGTGGCGGCTATGTGGTCACCAGCCGCCCTTCGCAGCGCCGGACGGGCGGAAAACAGCTATGGCATGCCCGCGGCGTCGTGGTGGCCGCCGGGGCTCTCGGCACCAACCGCCTGCTGCTGCAATGCAAGCGGAGCGGCGCCCTGCCCCGGCTCTCCGATCAGCTCGGCCAGACCGCGCGCACCAATTCCGAGATCCTCCTCGGGGTCACCGCCTACAATCCGCAGGACCGCTATTGCGACGGCATCGCCATCACCTCCAGCCTCTTTGTCGATGAAACCACCCATGTCGAACCGGTGCGCTATCCCGAGGGCTCGAACGTGATGTTTCTCCTCGGCACCCTGCTCACCGATGGTGGCGGACCTCTGCCGCGTCCGCTGCGGTATTTGTTTAATATCCTGCGCCATCCGCTGCAGTTTCTGCGCACTCTCGATCCCCGCGGCTGGGCGCGGCGTTCGGTGATCCTGCTGGTGATGCAGACCGAGGATAACAAGATGGCCTTCCGCCTCAAACGGCGCTGGTGGATGCCCTGGAGGCGGAAGCTGAGCTCCACGGTCGATGGCCGCGCGATCCCGAGCTACCTGCCAGCGGCCAATGCCGCTGGCAAGGCGCTCGCGGCCAAAATGCCCGGTCAGGCTAAGAACGCCATCACCGAGGTGTTGCTCAACACGCCGCTGACCGCCCACATCATGGGTGGCTGCGTCATCGGCGCCGACCGCGATCATGGGGTGATCGATAAAAGGTGCCAGGTATTTGGTTATGAAAATATGTATATTGTCGATGGCGCGGCCCTGCCCGCCAACCTCGGCGTCAATCCGAGTCTGACCATCACCGCCCTGGCCGAATATGCCATGAGCCACATCCCCGAAAAAAGGAGCTGA
- a CDS encoding adenylosuccinate synthase: MSVTIILGAQWGDEGKGKIVDLLSAKADVVARYQGGPNAGHTVVIDEEEIVLHQIPSGMLHPHTRCIIGNGVVIDPVILMEEVDFLKSKGFRVDGRLFISHRAHLIMPYHKLLDTTREAAEGAAKIGTTGRGIGPAYVDKYDRCGIRIVDLLDRTTLADKLLKNLESKNKVLQRIYDRDTMDTEKIIQDYLEFDRRIDAYVKDTTVLINRAIDTGEEVLIEGAQGTMLDIDFGTYPYVTSSNPIAGGACTGLGIGPTRINTVLGVVKAYTTRVGMGPLPTEFGQEFGDRIRELGGEYGATTGRPRRCGWFDAVVVRLAAMVNGLTHLAITKLDVLDTLEEIKICTGYRYQGRLLDHYPAELWVQEQLEPVYESHPGWQTSTQSARTFAELPQQAQDYVRRLSELTHTPVSIVSVGSKRSQTIFME; this comes from the coding sequence ATGTCGGTCACGATTATTCTCGGCGCCCAATGGGGTGACGAAGGGAAGGGCAAAATTGTCGATCTGCTGAGCGCCAAAGCCGATGTGGTTGCGCGCTACCAGGGTGGACCCAACGCAGGCCACACCGTGGTGATTGACGAGGAGGAGATTGTGCTGCATCAGATCCCCTCCGGCATGCTTCATCCCCATACCCGCTGTATTATTGGCAACGGCGTGGTGATCGATCCGGTGATCCTTATGGAAGAGGTCGATTTCCTCAAGAGCAAGGGCTTTCGGGTCGACGGCCGTCTCTTCATCAGCCACCGCGCCCATTTGATCATGCCATACCACAAGCTGCTGGATACCACGCGGGAGGCGGCCGAGGGCGCCGCGAAGATCGGCACCACCGGTCGCGGCATCGGCCCGGCCTACGTTGATAAATACGACCGCTGCGGCATCCGGATCGTCGATCTCCTAGACCGTACCACCCTGGCCGACAAGCTCCTGAAAAACCTTGAGAGCAAGAACAAGGTGTTGCAGCGGATCTACGACCGTGACACCATGGACACTGAAAAAATTATCCAGGATTATCTCGAGTTCGACCGCCGCATCGATGCCTACGTCAAGGATACGACCGTGCTGATCAACCGCGCCATCGATACGGGCGAAGAGGTGCTGATCGAGGGGGCGCAGGGCACGATGCTCGACATCGATTTTGGCACCTATCCCTACGTCACCTCCTCCAACCCGATCGCCGGCGGAGCGTGCACGGGGCTTGGGATCGGCCCGACGCGGATCAATACAGTGCTCGGGGTAGTCAAGGCCTATACCACCCGCGTCGGGATGGGCCCGCTGCCCACCGAGTTTGGCCAGGAATTTGGTGACCGGATCCGCGAACTCGGCGGCGAATACGGTGCCACAACCGGCCGGCCACGCCGCTGCGGTTGGTTCGACGCCGTAGTAGTGCGCCTGGCCGCCATGGTCAACGGCCTGACCCACCTGGCGATCACCAAACTCGACGTCCTCGACACCCTCGAAGAGATCAAGATCTGCACCGGCTACCGCTACCAGGGACGCCTTCTCGACCACTATCCGGCCGAGTTGTGGGTCCAGGAGCAACTCGAGCCGGTCTATGAAAGCCATCCCGGCTGGCAAACCAGCACGCAATCCGCCCGCACCTTCGCCGAGCTGCCGCAACAGGCGCAAGATTATGTGCGCCGCCTCAGCGAGCTGACCCATACTCCGGTTTCGATCGTCTCGGTCGGCTCGAAACGCAGCCAGACAATCTTTATGGAATAG
- a CDS encoding STAS domain-containing protein yields MHIKEEKRDSVTVLTLDALYVGASEAGVIMDTLHELRERGDKWVVVDLARVQTMNSSGLGALISGLNIMRQAGGDLKLAGVNEKVEKLLTITKLRTVFDCHATVNEAVQSFTPF; encoded by the coding sequence ATGCATATCAAAGAGGAGAAGCGGGATTCGGTCACGGTGTTGACCTTAGATGCTCTCTATGTCGGCGCTTCCGAGGCGGGTGTGATCATGGATACCCTGCATGAGCTGCGTGAGCGCGGCGACAAATGGGTGGTTGTCGATCTCGCGCGGGTTCAGACCATGAACAGCTCCGGCCTAGGGGCGCTCATCAGCGGTTTGAACATCATGCGTCAGGCCGGCGGCGATCTCAAACTGGCGGGTGTGAACGAAAAAGTGGAAAAACTGCTCACCATCACCAAATTACGCACCGTTTTTGATTGCCACGCCACCGTCAACGAGGCCGTGCAGAGCTTTACGCCATTCTAA
- the secF gene encoding protein translocase subunit SecF, whose translation MEFFKKTNINFIGMRRITYAFSIISFVLAIIFLFINGGPNYGIDFTGGTSIQLKFTTPTDPGQIRSAISGAGFGDAEIKNLGEKSANTFIIRIAQMGDEAKTGGLILQELNAKLADHPYDVLSVTEIGPKIGGELRRGALYSVLVALIAMLIYISWRFEFKFAVGAVIALFHDVVFVLGIYTALGLEMSLTSLAAFLTIVGYSINDTIVVYDRIRENLKLMRRESLGHIMNVSVNQTLSRTLLTGVSTLVVLLVLILAGGEVIHGFALALFIGTIIGTYSSVFVASVLVLDWQNYLDRKKQAKTAARVAR comes from the coding sequence ATGGAATTTTTCAAGAAGACCAATATTAATTTTATCGGCATGCGTAGAATTACCTATGCCTTTTCGATCATCAGCTTTGTGCTCGCCATTATCTTTCTCTTCATCAACGGCGGGCCGAATTACGGCATCGACTTCACCGGCGGCACCTCGATTCAACTGAAATTTACCACACCCACCGACCCGGGGCAGATCCGCTCGGCCATCAGCGGCGCCGGCTTTGGCGATGCCGAGATCAAGAACCTCGGCGAGAAGAGCGCCAATACCTTCATTATCCGCATCGCTCAGATGGGGGATGAGGCCAAGACCGGTGGACTAATTTTGCAGGAACTCAACGCCAAGCTGGCAGACCATCCTTATGATGTGCTAAGCGTCACGGAGATCGGTCCCAAGATCGGGGGCGAGCTGCGCAGGGGCGCTCTTTACTCGGTCCTTGTCGCTCTGATCGCCATGCTGATTTACATCAGTTGGCGCTTTGAATTCAAGTTCGCGGTCGGCGCGGTCATCGCCCTCTTTCACGACGTTGTTTTCGTCCTTGGCATTTATACCGCGCTGGGCCTCGAGATGTCGCTGACGTCACTGGCCGCCTTTCTCACCATCGTCGGTTATTCGATCAACGACACCATCGTCGTCTACGACCGCATCCGCGAGAATCTCAAACTGATGCGGCGCGAATCCCTGGGACATATCATGAATGTCAGCGTCAACCAGACCCTGAGCAGAACTCTGCTCACCGGCGTCTCCACCCTGGTGGTCCTGCTGGTGCTCATCTTGGCCGGCGGCGAGGTAATTCACGGTTTCGCCCTGGCGCTCTTTATCGGCACAATCATCGGAACCTATTCCTCCGTATTTGTCGCGAGTGTGCTGGTGCTCGATTGGCAGAACTATCTCGACCGGAAGAAACAAGCGAAAACAGCGGCGCGCGTGGCCCGGTAA